AGCTGAGAGACAGCTGATCGAACACGTGATGGCTACCCATCCTCACCCAATAGCAATACCTACTCCACTCACCCTTTATCGACCAAGCGGTTGTGCGGCATGTGGCAACACTGGATTTAAGGGTCGTATGGGTATTTTTGAAGGTATCGTTATGGATGAAGCAGTCGAGGAAGCGGTGATCCGCGACCCGCGTGAGCACGTTATTTTGGATGCAGCTCGACCGCAAGGGATTCCGACAATGGTCGAAGATGGGATTGAAAAAGTGATCAACGGACTCACCTCACTTAAAGAACTTGAGCGTATGATCGAACTTCCGTACGATATTGCAAGCGCAATAAAAACTACTTCAGAGGTTACACCACTACCTTCAAGTGAGATCAGTGATGATGATTTTTTGAAACACATAGTTTAAGAAAAAGGGCGACCCTTCGGGTCGCCCTTTTTCTTAAAACTTGAGGAGTGAAACACTCACTGGTCAATACTGCAATTTCAGAAATTATGATACTGTCAGTTTGCCAACGTTCGTTCCAGAATATAACTCTCTAAGCAAAGCTTCCGCATTGAAAGTGAATGCCGCGCTAAGAAAGTTCGCAGCACTCTCACTCTAGGGTGAGCGCCAAGAAACCCCTCGCAACGCATCCAAGTTGCTTAGAGAGTTATCGTCTGGAATTGTGGTAAAACAAAAAAAGTGACACGCTCAAATGAGCTGTGTACTAGAGAACTTCTCAATTGCTCACTATATTAGCATACTTTAAATATTTGTCAACCCAAAAAGATACCCCTTTCTATGTTTTCATAGTCTGGGGTAAATAGCCTTTGTTTTACTTGTTATATTGTAAAAACAATCACTGTTTCAGGGCCGAGTGAGTTATGGTTCACTTGATTAAAGTTTCCTCCGATCCATAATTGACCATCTTTGTTTTGCAACACATAGTACAGCCAATATGGGTCTTCAGACACTCTATTCATTGTCAAACAAGATGCCCCGCGCATTGCGATCACCATTTCTTCACCTTTTGGCTGATCCTTATAATCAACCCTTAAGATGGGACCGAGCGACTCAGGACATAGCGCAAATCCCGCTTTGATAACTTCTCTACAAGCGACCGCGTACTCGACACCTTCCGCAAAACCAAGTTGAGCGATCGTACATTTGTACAAAATTACATCTTTTGGTTCTCGGATGGGTTCAACCATTTCCTCCACCCACATTCCCTTTTCCACACCAGGCATAGCCAGCAACTCGTAGTACAAGGTCGGCATAAGGTGAAGCTGTTTCCATGGTTGTACATGATGGATATGATCGATCGGATCTTTAGTGATCATGTGAAGTTCTCCTCTTTTGTAATGAACGGGCAGCAAGAGTAACACAACACGTTTGAATGTCAACGTATATCACCTACTCAGGGTGTTTTTGTTATAATCTAGAGACCTATGGCAAATAACATCACTCGCGACGACGCCACTAATCTAGACCGCACCCTTCGTCCGCAGACGTGGGATGAATACGTTGGTCAAGAAAAAACCAAAGAAAACCTGCGTATTTTACTGACTGCCGCCAAGGAGCGCGGACATGCTGCAGAGCATATTCTCCTCTATGGCCCACCAGGGCTCGGCAAGACCACTCTCGCCAACTTGGTCTCCAAGACCCTCGGCACCAATATGAAGATCACTTCTGGCCCAGCGATCGAGCGAGTAGGCGACCTGGCCGCCATCCTTACCAATCTCTCGCCAGGCGATGTGCTTTTTATTGATGAGATCCATCGCCTTTCAAAGAGTATCGAAGAAGTGCTCTACCCTGCTATGGAGTCGGGTGTGCTCGATATCATCATTGGCAAGGGCCCATCCGCACGCACCGTACAGCTTGAGCTGCCCCCATTTACCATGGTTGCCGCTACCACCCGCATCTCACTTCTTTCTTCCCCACTTCGTTCACGCTTCTCTGGCGGCACGTTCCGCCTAGAGTTTTACAGCGACAGTGAGATAGCCACCATTCTTACCCGCTCAGCCGAACTACTCGGCATGTCTCCCACAAAAGAGATCGTAGACAAGATCGCAAAGCGTTGTCGCGCTACGCCACGCACCGCCAACTATCTCTTAAAGCGCTGTCGAGACCTCGCGCAACTTGAAGGCGGCGAGCTAACTGATGAGATCGTTGGAAAAACCTTTGATCTCCTAGAGATCGATTCGCTCGGACTCGGAAAGCCCGACCGAGCCGTCCTTGAGGTAATTATTCACAAATTTAACGGTGGCCCGGTCGGGCTTAACACCATCGCCGCCGCAACCGGCGAAGAACCTTCAACTATAGAAGATGTGATCGAGCCATATCTTATTCGGCACGGCCTCCTTGAACGCACCCCGCGCGGCCGCGTAGCTAGCGGAGAGGCATATGGTCACATTCAAATTACCAACGATTAATCCTCAGACTGCCGCCAACGTTTTGGCTCTGGTAGCTGTTTCCACAACAACTTGAACAATTTCCTTTGGAAGTTGGCGATTTTTTTAGACCGCACAATGAATACACTTTCATTGTCATGATCAATCATCACTGTGCGATCGGAGTAGATCATCTGCGATACGTTATCATCAAACAAATCTACTGACTCCGGAATCACTTTGACCAATCGGTCTAGTCGCTTGGTTTTTTGCGCGGCGCGAGATTCACTTGTGATAACCTGTCGGTCAAAATGACCCTTACTTCGCCTGTCACGATACTTCTTAGATGTGTGAAAGTGCTTCTCGTTTAAATTTCGCGCACTATATCGATAGATCACTTCCCCTTTAGGGAGAATGTCTGCGATATCATCAAACAACGCATTATAGGCCTGCTTACCAAGCAAGAAGGTCACATCAGGCTTTTGTTGCTGACCTTCATATACTCCCTGCAACTCATCAACATCTTCAGAAAATGCCCCGATGTACTCCTGAAGACGATCGTGGAGAAGGCGCGGCTCAATTGGCATGTAGTACATTCGTTTGCCAATTACCTGCTCTACCACGACTCCTTTTTTAACCACTACCGGCAACAGTTTGTACAACCGTGGACGATGTAGGGCAGAATGCTTAGCTACACCAGCCAACGTGAGTCTGCCGTACTTACACAATGTGGTGTAGACCGTTACCTCATCAGGTTCTAAACCTAGTGTTTGCAGTGTCTTATACTTCATATGTACTTAAATAGTACACTTTTTTTATTTAAAAATACAATAGTATATTTAAAATAAAGCTATTTATATGCTAAATAAAATTAAATTCAAACAAATATAGTACAAATCTATATATATTTATTGCAGATGCACCTTACTAGAGGGAGATATACGATCATGAAACTACCTACCGAACTTGTGCTACTGCGCCACGGTCAATCTGAAGGCAACATTGCCTCCCGTGCTTCACGTGACGGAGACCACAGTCACTACACCCCTGAGTTTCGCAGTCAATCTTCAATGTTTTGGCGCCTTACTCCAACTGGTAGAAAACAAGCAGAACATGCTCGCGACTGGATGAAGCGTAATCAGTTGACTGATTTTGATCTCAACGTCCACTCGGATATGACACGTGCAATCGAGACGGCTCATATTGCAGCACCTGGGATCAACTTCTGTGGAACCTCCTTGGTTCGAGAAAGGTCATGGGGTGTACTAGACACTCTTCCCCATAACGAAAAACATCTGTATCCAGGCAGCAACTTGTTGCTACGAGACAAAGATCCGCTTAGTTGGCATCCACCTGGCGGTGAAACGATGTGGCAAGTCATGGAACGAGTGCGAAGGTTTCTGAACAACCTATCCTTGTTCTCAAGCGAATATCGCACAGTGAGAGTAGTGTGTCACGGTGAAGTAATGTGGGCATTCAGGTACATACTGGAGCACATGAGCCCACAGGAGTACCGGCTGATGTATAATTCTGAAAAATCAGAGCATATTATGTACAACTGCCACCTACTTCATTATAAAGACAACCATCAAGGATCATATCGCTCAATGTATTCGGTCTGTACCTACAAACCAGAACGATATGAATCAGGCTGGCTCTCGATCAACTAACTTGTTGGCGCTTTGGCGCCAACTTTTTTTATGGATAGTTTTCTAGTACACTCAGTATCGTAAATCAAAGATAGTATGTCTGGACACAACAAATGGTCAAAGATCAAACATAAAAAAGCAGCAACTGATGCAGTGAAGAGTAAGATCTTTTCAAAACACTCAGCGCTCATTACTATGGAAGTTAAGAAAGCAGGTGGTGATGTAAATTCAGCCAATGTACTCGCCGCAGTAGACCGAGCCAAGAAAGACTCCATGCCGAAGGATAATATTGAGAAAGCACTTGCAAAAGGAAGTGGCGCAGGGGGCGCTGCTCTGGAGGAAGTGCTATTTGAAGGATATGGACCTGGCGGTGTTGCGATGCTGATCCAGGCAGTAACCGACAACAACAATCGCACAGCACCTGAGATCCGTCACACCTTCTCCAAAGCCGGTCTTGAGCTTGGCACCCCTGGTTCGGCTGCTTGGGCGTTTACCAAAACTACTGAGGGCTACGTTCCTAATACCCCTATGGAACTCGATGATACCACTGGTGAAAAGCTCGCTGAATTCATTGAAGCCCTGGAAGACAATGATGATGTAACCAATGTGTATACTGCTGCGGATTCTCCAGAAGAGTAATTAGGTAAACCACCCACAAACAATCAGACTCAACGGCTTCGCTCCAGGCATTGTCGCTGCAGATGTTTCGCTAGATTGTTTGCGGGTGGTTTCTTTTTTGTCACTTAGTTATACTCTTGTTGTATGAAAGTGATATCAGTCGACCCTGGTTATGATCGTCTTGGTGTGGCCATCATGGAACTAGAAAATGGATCAGAAAAGCTGATTCACTCAGAGTGTATTGAGACTGATAAGAAGTTGTCACTCACCGAGCGCCTCAAAACGATCGGAGATCGTTTTGAGGCGCTCCTCTTAGCCCATTCCCCCACCGCACTTGGGATTGAAACACTCTTCTTCAACAAAAACCAAAAGACTGCTATGGGAGTGGCACAGGCACGAGGCATTCTCATTTATCTCGCTCAGACACACAATTGCACCGTGTATGAATTTAGCCCGCAAGAGATAAAGGTTGCTACTACCGGCTATGGAAAGAGCGACAAGGCCGCTGTGATCGATATGGTTCGTCGACTCATTACAGACGCACCTGTGAGTGCTCTTGACGACGAGTACGATGCAATTGCTGTTGGCATAACCTGTCTTGCGCATCACGGGCGAACCAAGTAAACTACCCGGCAGCAAGTTTCCAAGAAAGATCATTTCTTACTTGCGGTGAGCGATAACAAGAGTTTATAACTCACAAAAATGCACCCCAAAACAATTGTCATCGGCGTGCTACTTTGATACAAAAAATACGTAATCGCATTGTTATGATTTACTTTCGAACAGACGACGAGGAAGAGGAAATGGAAA
Above is a window of Candidatus Nomurabacteria bacterium DNA encoding:
- the ruvB gene encoding Holliday junction branch migration DNA helicase RuvB; this translates as MANNITRDDATNLDRTLRPQTWDEYVGQEKTKENLRILLTAAKERGHAAEHILLYGPPGLGKTTLANLVSKTLGTNMKITSGPAIERVGDLAAILTNLSPGDVLFIDEIHRLSKSIEEVLYPAMESGVLDIIIGKGPSARTVQLELPPFTMVAATTRISLLSSPLRSRFSGGTFRLEFYSDSEIATILTRSAELLGMSPTKEIVDKIAKRCRATPRTANYLLKRCRDLAQLEGGELTDEIVGKTFDLLEIDSLGLGKPDRAVLEVIIHKFNGGPVGLNTIAAATGEEPSTIEDVIEPYLIRHGLLERTPRGRVASGEAYGHIQITND
- a CDS encoding histidine phosphatase family protein; translation: MKLPTELVLLRHGQSEGNIASRASRDGDHSHYTPEFRSQSSMFWRLTPTGRKQAEHARDWMKRNQLTDFDLNVHSDMTRAIETAHIAAPGINFCGTSLVRERSWGVLDTLPHNEKHLYPGSNLLLRDKDPLSWHPPGGETMWQVMERVRRFLNNLSLFSSEYRTVRVVCHGEVMWAFRYILEHMSPQEYRLMYNSEKSEHIMYNCHLLHYKDNHQGSYRSMYSVCTYKPERYESGWLSIN
- a CDS encoding YebC/PmpR family DNA-binding transcriptional regulator, with amino-acid sequence MSGHNKWSKIKHKKAATDAVKSKIFSKHSALITMEVKKAGGDVNSANVLAAVDRAKKDSMPKDNIEKALAKGSGAGGAALEEVLFEGYGPGGVAMLIQAVTDNNNRTAPEIRHTFSKAGLELGTPGSAAWAFTKTTEGYVPNTPMELDDTTGEKLAEFIEALEDNDDVTNVYTAADSPEE
- a CDS encoding crossover junction endodeoxyribonuclease RuvC; the protein is MKVISVDPGYDRLGVAIMELENGSEKLIHSECIETDKKLSLTERLKTIGDRFEALLLAHSPTALGIETLFFNKNQKTAMGVAQARGILIYLAQTHNCTVYEFSPQEIKVATTGYGKSDKAAVIDMVRRLITDAPVSALDDEYDAIAVGITCLAHHGRTK